Proteins found in one Dermacentor silvarum isolate Dsil-2018 chromosome 8, BIME_Dsil_1.4, whole genome shotgun sequence genomic segment:
- the LOC119460921 gene encoding glucose-6-phosphate 1-dehydrogenase-like isoform X3 — MGVIRRDVAVAPAPGASARDAINGHAESTSDSGGLAIVVVLHELGDLAKKKIYPTLWALYRDGLLPQKTKFIGYARTKMTVEELWGKIGSFLKVKEEDKSRFADFTRANSYLAGKYDVGDDFAALDKEMQKLEGGAAANRMFYLALPPTVFHQVATNIKQHCMGKQGWTRVVIEKPFGRDSESSAELSNHLASLFEESQIYRIDHYLGKEMVQNLMAIRFANQIFGPTWNRNNIASIVISFKEPFGTQGRGGYFDSFGIIRDVMQNHLLQIMSLVAMEKPVSTDAEDIRNEKVKVLKCVPPITMDNVVLGQYVGKPGGTGDETQGYLDDPTVPKNSRTATYATAVAYINNERWEGVPFILRCGKALNERKAEVRIQYKEVAGDIFAGESKRNELVLRVQPDEAIYVKFMTKKPGMAFDIEETELDLTYGSRYKGMVMPDAYERLILDVFYGSQVHFVRSDELAEAWRIFTPLLHQIDREKPKPVPYEYGSRGFKEADDLWKRAGFKFYGTYRWTKA, encoded by the exons ATGGGAGTGATTCGGAGGGATGTTGCCGTTGCTCCCGCTCCGGGCGCCAGCGCTCGCGATGCGATCAACGGACACGCGGAGTCCACGAGCGACAGCGGCGGGCTAGCGATTGTTGTGGTCTTACACGAGCTT GGGGActtggcaaagaaaaaaatttaccCAACGTTATG GGCACTGTACCGAGACGGTTTACTGCCACAGAAAACAAAGTTCATCGGCTATGCTCGTACCAAGATGACCGTGGAAGAGCTATGGGGAAAAATTGGCTCTTTCCTAAAG GTGAAGGAGGAAGACAAGAGCCGGTTTGCGGACTTCACTCGTGCCAACTCGTACTTGGCTGGCAAGTACGATGTAGGCGATGACTTTGCAGCTCTCGACAAGGAAATGCAGAAACTCGAAGGCGGCGCGGCTGCGAACCGGATGTTCTACCTGGCACTGCCGCCCACAGTCTTCCACCAGGTCGCCACCAACATCAAGCAGCATTGTATGGGCAAGCA GGGCTGGACCCGTGTTGTGATTGAAAAACCATTTGGCCGGGACTCTGAATCGTCTGCCGAGCTTTCAAACCACTTGGCCTCGCTGTTTGAAGAATCTCAGATATACCGTATCGACCACTATCTTGGCAAGGAGATGGTTCAAAACCTCATGGCAATAAG GTTTGCCAACCAGATCTTTGGTCCTACGTGGAACAGAAACAACATTGCCAGCATTGTGATATCATTCAAAGAGCCATTTGGAACACAAGGCAGAGGTGGTTACTTTGACAGCTTTGGTATTATTAG GGACGTCATGCAGAATCACCTGTTGCAAATTATGTCCCTCGTCGCTATGGAGAAACCAGTGTCCACAGATGCAGAGGACATCAGGAATGAGAAG GTGAAGGTGCTCAAGTGCGTTCCCCCAATCACTATGGACAACGTAGTGCTGGGCCAGTATGTAGGCAAGCCTGGTGGCACTGGAGATGAGACCCAGGGCTACCTGGATGATCCTACAGTGCCGAAGAACTCCCGCACGGCCACCTATGCCACAGCAGTAGCTTACATCAACAACGAGCGCTGGGAAGGAGTGCCTTTCATCCTGCGCTGTGGCAAAG CACTGAATGAACGCAAGGCAGAGGTGCGCATCCAGTACAAAGAAGTTGCTGGTGACATCTTTGCCGGCGAGAGCAAGCGAAACGAGTTGGTACTGAGGGTGCAACCTGACGAGGCCATCTACGTCAAGTTCATGACCAAGAAACCCGGCATGGCCTTTGACATCGAGGAGACCGAGCTGGATCTGACCTACGGCAGCCGCTACAAG GGCATGGTCATGCCGGATGCCTATGAGCGGCTCATTCTGGATGTTTTCTATGGCAGCCAGGTGCACTTTGTGCGCAGTGATGAGCTGGCTGAGGCGTGGCGAATCTTCACACCCCTCCTGCATCAGATTGATCGGGAAAAGCCTAAGCCAGTGCCTTACGAGTATGGCAG
- the LOC119460921 gene encoding glucose-6-phosphate 1-dehydrogenase-like isoform X5 — translation MVKSTGQCIALLKESIHLFEEPVQEGQLHIFVVLGASGDLAKKKIYPTLWALYRDGLLPQKTKFIGYARTKMTVEELWGKIGSFLKVKEEDKSRFADFTRANSYLAGKYDVGDDFAALDKEMQKLEGGAAANRMFYLALPPTVFHQVATNIKQHCMGKQGWTRVVIEKPFGRDSESSAELSNHLASLFEESQIYRIDHYLGKEMVQNLMAIRFANQIFGPTWNRNNIASIVISFKEPFGTQGRGGYFDSFGIIRDVMQNHLLQIMSLVAMEKPVSTDAEDIRNEKVKVLKCVPPITMDNVVLGQYVGKPGGTGDETQGYLDDPTVPKNSRTATYATAVAYINNERWEGVPFILRCGKALNERKAEVRIQYKEVAGDIFAGESKRNELVLRVQPDEAIYVKFMTKKPGMAFDIEETELDLTYGSRYKGMVMPDAYERLILDVFYGSQVHFVRSDELAEAWRIFTPLLHQIDREKPKPVPYEYGSRGFKEADDLWKRAGFKFYGTYRWTKA, via the exons ATGGTGAAGTCCACGGGACAG TGCATCGCTCTCCTCAAGGAATCGATACACCTGTTCGAGGAGCCTGTGCAGGAGGGGCAACTACACATCTTCGTCGTGCTCGGCGCTTCG GGGGActtggcaaagaaaaaaatttaccCAACGTTATG GGCACTGTACCGAGACGGTTTACTGCCACAGAAAACAAAGTTCATCGGCTATGCTCGTACCAAGATGACCGTGGAAGAGCTATGGGGAAAAATTGGCTCTTTCCTAAAG GTGAAGGAGGAAGACAAGAGCCGGTTTGCGGACTTCACTCGTGCCAACTCGTACTTGGCTGGCAAGTACGATGTAGGCGATGACTTTGCAGCTCTCGACAAGGAAATGCAGAAACTCGAAGGCGGCGCGGCTGCGAACCGGATGTTCTACCTGGCACTGCCGCCCACAGTCTTCCACCAGGTCGCCACCAACATCAAGCAGCATTGTATGGGCAAGCA GGGCTGGACCCGTGTTGTGATTGAAAAACCATTTGGCCGGGACTCTGAATCGTCTGCCGAGCTTTCAAACCACTTGGCCTCGCTGTTTGAAGAATCTCAGATATACCGTATCGACCACTATCTTGGCAAGGAGATGGTTCAAAACCTCATGGCAATAAG GTTTGCCAACCAGATCTTTGGTCCTACGTGGAACAGAAACAACATTGCCAGCATTGTGATATCATTCAAAGAGCCATTTGGAACACAAGGCAGAGGTGGTTACTTTGACAGCTTTGGTATTATTAG GGACGTCATGCAGAATCACCTGTTGCAAATTATGTCCCTCGTCGCTATGGAGAAACCAGTGTCCACAGATGCAGAGGACATCAGGAATGAGAAG GTGAAGGTGCTCAAGTGCGTTCCCCCAATCACTATGGACAACGTAGTGCTGGGCCAGTATGTAGGCAAGCCTGGTGGCACTGGAGATGAGACCCAGGGCTACCTGGATGATCCTACAGTGCCGAAGAACTCCCGCACGGCCACCTATGCCACAGCAGTAGCTTACATCAACAACGAGCGCTGGGAAGGAGTGCCTTTCATCCTGCGCTGTGGCAAAG CACTGAATGAACGCAAGGCAGAGGTGCGCATCCAGTACAAAGAAGTTGCTGGTGACATCTTTGCCGGCGAGAGCAAGCGAAACGAGTTGGTACTGAGGGTGCAACCTGACGAGGCCATCTACGTCAAGTTCATGACCAAGAAACCCGGCATGGCCTTTGACATCGAGGAGACCGAGCTGGATCTGACCTACGGCAGCCGCTACAAG GGCATGGTCATGCCGGATGCCTATGAGCGGCTCATTCTGGATGTTTTCTATGGCAGCCAGGTGCACTTTGTGCGCAGTGATGAGCTGGCTGAGGCGTGGCGAATCTTCACACCCCTCCTGCATCAGATTGATCGGGAAAAGCCTAAGCCAGTGCCTTACGAGTATGGCAG
- the LOC119460921 gene encoding glucose-6-phosphate 1-dehydrogenase-like isoform X1, translating to MALLPGQNRVFPLSNAVFLLFFLAAPVCIALLKESIHLFEEPVQEGQLHIFVVLGASGDLAKKKIYPTLWALYRDGLLPQKTKFIGYARTKMTVEELWGKIGSFLKVKEEDKSRFADFTRANSYLAGKYDVGDDFAALDKEMQKLEGGAAANRMFYLALPPTVFHQVATNIKQHCMGKQGWTRVVIEKPFGRDSESSAELSNHLASLFEESQIYRIDHYLGKEMVQNLMAIRFANQIFGPTWNRNNIASIVISFKEPFGTQGRGGYFDSFGIIRDVMQNHLLQIMSLVAMEKPVSTDAEDIRNEKVKVLKCVPPITMDNVVLGQYVGKPGGTGDETQGYLDDPTVPKNSRTATYATAVAYINNERWEGVPFILRCGKALNERKAEVRIQYKEVAGDIFAGESKRNELVLRVQPDEAIYVKFMTKKPGMAFDIEETELDLTYGSRYKGMVMPDAYERLILDVFYGSQVHFVRSDELAEAWRIFTPLLHQIDREKPKPVPYEYGSRGFKEADDLWKRAGFKFYGTYRWTKA from the exons ATGGCGTTATTACCCGGTCAGAACAGGGTTTTTCCTCTGTCCAACGCCGTTTTCTTGCTGTTCTTCTTGGCTGCGCCCGTT TGCATCGCTCTCCTCAAGGAATCGATACACCTGTTCGAGGAGCCTGTGCAGGAGGGGCAACTACACATCTTCGTCGTGCTCGGCGCTTCG GGGGActtggcaaagaaaaaaatttaccCAACGTTATG GGCACTGTACCGAGACGGTTTACTGCCACAGAAAACAAAGTTCATCGGCTATGCTCGTACCAAGATGACCGTGGAAGAGCTATGGGGAAAAATTGGCTCTTTCCTAAAG GTGAAGGAGGAAGACAAGAGCCGGTTTGCGGACTTCACTCGTGCCAACTCGTACTTGGCTGGCAAGTACGATGTAGGCGATGACTTTGCAGCTCTCGACAAGGAAATGCAGAAACTCGAAGGCGGCGCGGCTGCGAACCGGATGTTCTACCTGGCACTGCCGCCCACAGTCTTCCACCAGGTCGCCACCAACATCAAGCAGCATTGTATGGGCAAGCA GGGCTGGACCCGTGTTGTGATTGAAAAACCATTTGGCCGGGACTCTGAATCGTCTGCCGAGCTTTCAAACCACTTGGCCTCGCTGTTTGAAGAATCTCAGATATACCGTATCGACCACTATCTTGGCAAGGAGATGGTTCAAAACCTCATGGCAATAAG GTTTGCCAACCAGATCTTTGGTCCTACGTGGAACAGAAACAACATTGCCAGCATTGTGATATCATTCAAAGAGCCATTTGGAACACAAGGCAGAGGTGGTTACTTTGACAGCTTTGGTATTATTAG GGACGTCATGCAGAATCACCTGTTGCAAATTATGTCCCTCGTCGCTATGGAGAAACCAGTGTCCACAGATGCAGAGGACATCAGGAATGAGAAG GTGAAGGTGCTCAAGTGCGTTCCCCCAATCACTATGGACAACGTAGTGCTGGGCCAGTATGTAGGCAAGCCTGGTGGCACTGGAGATGAGACCCAGGGCTACCTGGATGATCCTACAGTGCCGAAGAACTCCCGCACGGCCACCTATGCCACAGCAGTAGCTTACATCAACAACGAGCGCTGGGAAGGAGTGCCTTTCATCCTGCGCTGTGGCAAAG CACTGAATGAACGCAAGGCAGAGGTGCGCATCCAGTACAAAGAAGTTGCTGGTGACATCTTTGCCGGCGAGAGCAAGCGAAACGAGTTGGTACTGAGGGTGCAACCTGACGAGGCCATCTACGTCAAGTTCATGACCAAGAAACCCGGCATGGCCTTTGACATCGAGGAGACCGAGCTGGATCTGACCTACGGCAGCCGCTACAAG GGCATGGTCATGCCGGATGCCTATGAGCGGCTCATTCTGGATGTTTTCTATGGCAGCCAGGTGCACTTTGTGCGCAGTGATGAGCTGGCTGAGGCGTGGCGAATCTTCACACCCCTCCTGCATCAGATTGATCGGGAAAAGCCTAAGCCAGTGCCTTACGAGTATGGCAG
- the LOC119460921 gene encoding glucose-6-phosphate 1-dehydrogenase-like isoform X4: MRSVRCACMAVSCTDAPVAARGSTTQASSMPAEAHLPLRFFLHGDLAKKKIYPTLWALYRDGLLPQKTKFIGYARTKMTVEELWGKIGSFLKVKEEDKSRFADFTRANSYLAGKYDVGDDFAALDKEMQKLEGGAAANRMFYLALPPTVFHQVATNIKQHCMGKQGWTRVVIEKPFGRDSESSAELSNHLASLFEESQIYRIDHYLGKEMVQNLMAIRFANQIFGPTWNRNNIASIVISFKEPFGTQGRGGYFDSFGIIRDVMQNHLLQIMSLVAMEKPVSTDAEDIRNEKVKVLKCVPPITMDNVVLGQYVGKPGGTGDETQGYLDDPTVPKNSRTATYATAVAYINNERWEGVPFILRCGKALNERKAEVRIQYKEVAGDIFAGESKRNELVLRVQPDEAIYVKFMTKKPGMAFDIEETELDLTYGSRYKGMVMPDAYERLILDVFYGSQVHFVRSDELAEAWRIFTPLLHQIDREKPKPVPYEYGSRGFKEADDLWKRAGFKFYGTYRWTKA; the protein is encoded by the exons ATGCGGAGTGTTCGATGTGCCTGCATGGCGGTGTCGTGTACGGACGCACCTGTGGCTGCACGCGGTAGTACTACGCAAGCTTCTTCCATGCCTGCCGAAGCGCATCTTCCCCTTCGGTTTTTCCTCCAT GGGGActtggcaaagaaaaaaatttaccCAACGTTATG GGCACTGTACCGAGACGGTTTACTGCCACAGAAAACAAAGTTCATCGGCTATGCTCGTACCAAGATGACCGTGGAAGAGCTATGGGGAAAAATTGGCTCTTTCCTAAAG GTGAAGGAGGAAGACAAGAGCCGGTTTGCGGACTTCACTCGTGCCAACTCGTACTTGGCTGGCAAGTACGATGTAGGCGATGACTTTGCAGCTCTCGACAAGGAAATGCAGAAACTCGAAGGCGGCGCGGCTGCGAACCGGATGTTCTACCTGGCACTGCCGCCCACAGTCTTCCACCAGGTCGCCACCAACATCAAGCAGCATTGTATGGGCAAGCA GGGCTGGACCCGTGTTGTGATTGAAAAACCATTTGGCCGGGACTCTGAATCGTCTGCCGAGCTTTCAAACCACTTGGCCTCGCTGTTTGAAGAATCTCAGATATACCGTATCGACCACTATCTTGGCAAGGAGATGGTTCAAAACCTCATGGCAATAAG GTTTGCCAACCAGATCTTTGGTCCTACGTGGAACAGAAACAACATTGCCAGCATTGTGATATCATTCAAAGAGCCATTTGGAACACAAGGCAGAGGTGGTTACTTTGACAGCTTTGGTATTATTAG GGACGTCATGCAGAATCACCTGTTGCAAATTATGTCCCTCGTCGCTATGGAGAAACCAGTGTCCACAGATGCAGAGGACATCAGGAATGAGAAG GTGAAGGTGCTCAAGTGCGTTCCCCCAATCACTATGGACAACGTAGTGCTGGGCCAGTATGTAGGCAAGCCTGGTGGCACTGGAGATGAGACCCAGGGCTACCTGGATGATCCTACAGTGCCGAAGAACTCCCGCACGGCCACCTATGCCACAGCAGTAGCTTACATCAACAACGAGCGCTGGGAAGGAGTGCCTTTCATCCTGCGCTGTGGCAAAG CACTGAATGAACGCAAGGCAGAGGTGCGCATCCAGTACAAAGAAGTTGCTGGTGACATCTTTGCCGGCGAGAGCAAGCGAAACGAGTTGGTACTGAGGGTGCAACCTGACGAGGCCATCTACGTCAAGTTCATGACCAAGAAACCCGGCATGGCCTTTGACATCGAGGAGACCGAGCTGGATCTGACCTACGGCAGCCGCTACAAG GGCATGGTCATGCCGGATGCCTATGAGCGGCTCATTCTGGATGTTTTCTATGGCAGCCAGGTGCACTTTGTGCGCAGTGATGAGCTGGCTGAGGCGTGGCGAATCTTCACACCCCTCCTGCATCAGATTGATCGGGAAAAGCCTAAGCCAGTGCCTTACGAGTATGGCAG